A window of Corallococcus macrosporus DSM 14697 contains these coding sequences:
- a CDS encoding flavin reductase family protein: protein MTQGSPEGVDVKGFRDAMAQWATGVAVVAMRDAEGLRATTVSSFSSLSLEPPLVVVALSEASRTLKRVEATGRFTLSILSAAQRSISVRCAKGELDEALFDADAFVRDSLVGLSCQVHGLHRHGDHTLIVGRVTRLHEGRRQEPLLYWERGYRTVTSLPPSDT from the coding sequence ATGACGCAAGGCTCGCCAGAGGGTGTGGACGTGAAGGGCTTCCGGGACGCCATGGCGCAGTGGGCCACTGGGGTGGCCGTGGTGGCGATGCGCGACGCCGAGGGCCTGCGGGCGACCACGGTGAGTTCCTTCAGCTCGTTGTCGTTGGAGCCGCCGCTGGTGGTGGTGGCGCTCTCGGAGGCGTCACGCACGTTGAAGCGGGTGGAGGCCACCGGCCGCTTCACGCTCAGCATCCTGTCCGCCGCCCAACGTTCCATCTCCGTGCGGTGCGCGAAGGGCGAGCTGGATGAGGCGCTCTTCGACGCCGACGCCTTCGTGCGGGACAGCCTGGTGGGGCTGTCCTGCCAGGTCCATGGCCTGCACCGTCACGGCGACCACACGCTGATTGTCGGCCGCGTCACACGTCTGCACGAAGGACGTCGGCAGGAGCCGCTTCTTTATTGGGAGCGGGGATATCGAACCGTGACCTCGCTGCCGCCGTCTGATACCTGA
- a CDS encoding xanthine dehydrogenase family protein molybdopterin-binding subunit → MTKLLTLISRRSFLEGMNLSVGGLALGVFPGGLAVAASDANTPKAAPGLNPNVFVHVAPDGDVTIVCARSEMGQGVRSSLPVLIADELGADMARVKVVQADGDKIYGDQNTDGSSSVRGVYDDIRRMGATARVMLVAAAARRWKVKPEACEARGHAVFLRDGERSLSFGELVADASRLAIPKVEDVKLKPKNELRLAGRPMPLLDGPAYVTGQAVFGADLRLPGMLIAVVARPPVVGGKVVRFDATRALAVPGVKKVIELPAPKPPYTFQSWGGVAVLAENTWAAMRGREALDITWEDGPNASYDSKTYREQLTASIREPGTVARNVGDIDAALASAARVVQAEYHVPHQSHIPMEPPVALAKVENGTCEVWAPTQHPQAARGVAAATAELPEEKVQVHVTFLGGGFGRKSKADFIAEVVWLAKEAGVPVRVQWTREDDVRHDYYHSVSAQQLTAGLDASGKVVAWRHRTAFPPIASTFGEATRPSPSDLQQGVLDLALAVPNVRAETCEAPPHVRIGWLRSVYNIFHAFSVNSFVDELAQLRGTDAREMRLELLGPPRMATLQELGITALRNYGASVEDHPVDVGRLRGVIERVTAMSGWDARKANGRALGLAAHRSFLSYVAVVASVVKDDQGRIRVDEAWVSVDAGTILNPERVRSQMEGSVIFGMSIALHGAVTMKNGVTEQSNFHDLKLVRIGEAPRKIHVDIVPSELPSGGIGEPGVPPVAPAITNAIFALTGTRIRELPVSRTLAV, encoded by the coding sequence ATGACGAAGCTGCTCACGTTGATTAGCCGGCGCTCGTTCCTGGAGGGGATGAACCTGTCCGTGGGCGGGCTCGCCCTGGGCGTCTTCCCCGGCGGCCTGGCCGTGGCGGCCAGCGACGCGAACACACCGAAGGCCGCGCCGGGGCTGAACCCGAACGTCTTCGTCCACGTGGCGCCGGATGGAGACGTCACCATCGTCTGTGCCCGCTCGGAGATGGGGCAGGGCGTGCGCAGCTCGCTGCCGGTGCTCATCGCGGACGAGCTGGGCGCGGACATGGCCCGGGTGAAGGTGGTCCAGGCCGACGGTGACAAAATCTACGGCGACCAGAACACGGACGGCTCCAGCAGCGTGCGCGGGGTGTACGACGATATCCGCCGTATGGGCGCCACCGCGCGGGTGATGCTCGTGGCTGCCGCCGCTCGCCGCTGGAAGGTGAAGCCGGAGGCGTGCGAGGCGAGAGGGCACGCGGTGTTCCTCCGCGACGGGGAGCGCTCGCTGAGCTTCGGCGAGCTGGTGGCGGACGCGTCCCGGCTGGCCATCCCGAAGGTGGAGGACGTCAAGCTCAAGCCCAAGAACGAGCTGCGCCTGGCGGGCCGGCCCATGCCGCTGCTGGACGGCCCGGCCTACGTGACGGGCCAGGCGGTGTTCGGGGCCGACCTCCGCCTGCCCGGCATGCTCATCGCGGTGGTGGCGCGTCCACCCGTCGTGGGCGGCAAGGTGGTCCGCTTCGACGCCACCCGCGCGCTCGCCGTGCCGGGCGTGAAGAAGGTCATCGAGCTGCCCGCGCCCAAGCCGCCCTACACGTTCCAGTCCTGGGGCGGTGTCGCGGTGCTCGCGGAGAACACCTGGGCGGCGATGCGCGGGCGCGAGGCCCTGGACATCACCTGGGAGGACGGGCCGAACGCCTCCTACGATTCGAAGACGTACCGGGAGCAGTTGACGGCATCGATTCGCGAGCCGGGGACGGTGGCGCGCAACGTCGGTGACATCGACGCGGCGCTCGCGTCCGCCGCGCGCGTCGTCCAGGCCGAGTACCACGTGCCCCATCAGTCCCACATCCCCATGGAGCCCCCCGTGGCCCTGGCGAAGGTGGAGAACGGGACTTGCGAGGTCTGGGCACCCACCCAGCACCCGCAGGCCGCGCGCGGCGTGGCGGCGGCGACCGCGGAGCTGCCAGAGGAGAAGGTCCAGGTCCACGTCACGTTCCTGGGCGGTGGCTTCGGCCGCAAGTCCAAGGCGGACTTCATCGCGGAGGTGGTGTGGCTGGCGAAGGAGGCGGGCGTGCCGGTGCGCGTGCAGTGGACGCGCGAGGATGACGTCCGGCATGACTACTACCACTCCGTCAGCGCGCAGCAGCTCACCGCGGGGCTGGATGCGTCGGGCAAGGTCGTTGCGTGGCGGCACCGCACGGCCTTCCCCCCCATCGCGTCCACCTTTGGTGAGGCGACGCGGCCCAGCCCCTCGGACCTCCAGCAGGGCGTGCTCGACCTGGCGCTGGCCGTGCCCAACGTCCGGGCGGAGACCTGCGAGGCGCCGCCGCACGTGCGCATCGGGTGGCTCCGGTCCGTCTACAACATCTTCCACGCCTTCTCCGTGAACTCGTTCGTGGACGAGCTGGCCCAGCTCCGCGGCACCGACGCGCGGGAGATGCGCCTGGAGCTGCTGGGCCCGCCGCGCATGGCGACGCTCCAGGAGCTGGGCATCACCGCGCTGCGCAACTACGGCGCGTCCGTGGAGGACCACCCGGTGGACGTGGGCCGGCTGCGCGGCGTCATCGAGCGCGTGACGGCGATGTCCGGCTGGGACGCGCGAAAGGCGAACGGCCGGGCGCTGGGGCTCGCGGCGCACCGCAGCTTCCTCAGCTACGTGGCCGTGGTGGCCTCGGTGGTGAAGGATGACCAGGGGCGCATCCGCGTGGACGAGGCGTGGGTGTCGGTGGACGCCGGCACCATCCTCAATCCGGAGCGCGTGCGCTCGCAGATGGAGGGCTCGGTCATCTTTGGCATGAGCATCGCGCTGCACGGCGCCGTCACCATGAAGAACGGCGTGACGGAGCAGTCGAACTTCCACGACCTCAAGCTGGTCCGCATCGGCGAGGCGCCGCGGAAGATTCACGTGGACATCGTCCCCAGCGAGCTGCCCTCTGGCGGCATTGGCGAGCCCGGTGTTCCCCCGGTGGCGCCCGCCATCACCAACGCCATCTTCGCCCTCACGGGCACGCGCATCCGCGAGCTGCCCGTCTCGCGCACGCTCGCCGTCTGA
- a CDS encoding Isoquinoline 1-oxidoreductase subunit has protein sequence MQPSLPVMASLSVLLLAGGCKREPDAAAAQLPALPEVASNALRPVEAFAAIPDRKERSRALFLEASRVFFHPRCANCHPAGDSPLQGDDGQLHDPPVVRGPEDQGVVGMECTSCHQDRNQDLTRVPGAPKWHVAPIEMAWVGKSPREVCEQLKDLKRNGGKTPEQMIEHNAHDELVAWGWNPGSGREPAPGTQAQFGAIVAAWVETGSECPSEEARP, from the coding sequence ATGCAGCCATCTCTTCCGGTCATGGCCTCGCTCTCCGTCCTCCTGCTGGCGGGAGGATGTAAGCGGGAGCCCGATGCCGCGGCGGCGCAACTGCCCGCGCTGCCCGAGGTCGCCTCCAACGCGCTGCGCCCCGTGGAGGCCTTCGCGGCCATCCCGGACCGGAAGGAGCGCTCCCGCGCGCTCTTCCTGGAGGCCAGCCGCGTCTTCTTCCACCCGCGGTGCGCGAACTGCCACCCGGCCGGCGACAGCCCCCTTCAAGGCGACGACGGTCAGCTTCACGACCCGCCGGTGGTGCGTGGCCCGGAGGACCAGGGCGTGGTGGGCATGGAGTGCACGAGCTGCCACCAGGACCGCAACCAGGACCTGACCCGCGTCCCCGGCGCGCCGAAGTGGCATGTGGCGCCCATCGAGATGGCGTGGGTGGGCAAGAGCCCTCGCGAGGTGTGCGAGCAGCTCAAGGACCTGAAGCGCAACGGCGGCAAGACGCCGGAACAGATGATTGAACACAACGCCCACGACGAGCTGGTGGCCTGGGGCTGGAATCCGGGCTCGGGGCGTGAGCCCGCTCCGGGGACGCAGGCGCAGTTCGGCGCCATCGTCGCGGCCTGGGTGGAGACGGGCTCGGAGTGCCCGAGCGAGGAGGCACGGCCGTGA
- a CDS encoding (2Fe-2S)-binding protein, which produces MTVRVRINGEEKELDVDPEMPLLWAVRDVLGLTGTKYGCGQALCGSCTVHLDGQPVRACVTPVRRAVGHAVTTIEGLSPDGSHPLQKAWVELGVPQCGFCQTGQIMCAAALLAKKPQPSDKEIDQSLAGNLCRCGTYTRIRSAVKKAAGLSEE; this is translated from the coding sequence GTGACGGTTCGCGTTCGCATCAACGGTGAGGAGAAGGAGCTGGACGTCGACCCGGAGATGCCGCTGCTGTGGGCGGTGCGGGACGTGCTCGGGCTCACCGGCACGAAGTACGGCTGCGGCCAGGCGTTGTGTGGCTCCTGCACCGTCCACCTGGATGGCCAGCCGGTCCGCGCCTGCGTGACGCCCGTCCGCCGCGCGGTGGGCCACGCGGTGACGACCATCGAGGGCCTGTCTCCCGACGGGAGCCACCCGCTGCAGAAGGCCTGGGTGGAGCTGGGCGTGCCGCAGTGCGGGTTCTGCCAGACGGGGCAGATCATGTGCGCGGCGGCGCTGCTGGCGAAGAAGCCACAGCCGTCCGACAAGGAGATTGACCAGTCGCTCGCCGGCAACCTCTGCCGGTGTGGGACGTACACGCGAATCCGCTCGGCCGTGAAGAAGGCCGCGGGCCTGTCCGAGGAGTGA
- a CDS encoding glycoside hydrolase family 6 protein, with protein sequence MRLRDFAGSLSRRFTAPAALMLAAALATACGSSEPPAPVDSEALGTRADALTELVSNGTFSGGTVAPWWSGVNTASRVENARLRVDVGGGTANPWDALIGQSGIPLVNGRAYTLSFTASASVSTTARVTVQLESPPYTAPLERQITLDGTARRFTFPFTSSLATQAGQVTFQLGGRATGFSAFIDDVSLTTEDGGGGGPLAMTSGFYIDPNSNPANWVRANSGDSRAVRIQASITNNMAARWFAAWSGDITTAVSSFVGAADAADKLPVLVAYNIPGRDCGSHSGGGAGSPEAYRTWISSFAAAIGNRPAVVIIEPDAVAQLDCLANDAERQTRISLIRYATEQLRDRAPNTWAYLDAGNALWINADVMAQRLDTMGVRNVRGFALNVSNFYTTAQSASYAGSVNASLSSRYGYTRPFVVDTSRNGNGSNGEWCNPAGRRIGTTNQVGVGGAELTLWIKVPGDSDGQCGVAPNTPAGTFMPDVALRMIDGL encoded by the coding sequence GTGCGACTTCGTGACTTCGCCGGTTCGCTGTCCCGCCGTTTCACTGCCCCAGCCGCGCTGATGCTCGCGGCGGCGCTCGCCACTGCCTGTGGTTCCTCGGAGCCCCCCGCGCCGGTGGACTCGGAGGCGCTCGGCACCCGCGCGGACGCGCTCACCGAGCTCGTCTCCAATGGCACCTTCAGCGGCGGCACCGTCGCTCCCTGGTGGAGCGGCGTCAACACGGCGTCCCGCGTGGAGAACGCCCGGCTGCGCGTGGACGTGGGCGGGGGGACGGCCAACCCCTGGGACGCGCTGATTGGCCAGAGCGGCATCCCGCTGGTGAACGGCCGGGCCTACACGCTGTCCTTCACCGCGTCCGCGTCGGTGAGCACGACGGCGCGCGTGACGGTGCAGTTGGAGAGCCCGCCGTACACCGCGCCGTTGGAGCGGCAAATCACGCTGGATGGGACAGCGCGCCGCTTCACGTTCCCCTTCACCTCGTCCCTGGCGACGCAGGCGGGGCAGGTCACCTTCCAACTGGGCGGGCGCGCCACCGGCTTCAGCGCGTTCATCGATGACGTCTCCCTGACCACGGAGGACGGTGGCGGCGGCGGGCCGCTGGCGATGACGAGCGGCTTCTACATCGACCCGAACTCCAACCCGGCCAACTGGGTCCGGGCCAACAGCGGGGACTCGCGCGCGGTGCGCATCCAGGCCTCCATCACGAACAACATGGCCGCGCGCTGGTTCGCCGCGTGGAGTGGAGACATCACCACGGCGGTGTCCAGCTTCGTCGGGGCGGCGGACGCGGCGGACAAGCTGCCGGTGCTGGTGGCGTACAACATCCCGGGCCGGGACTGCGGCAGCCACTCGGGCGGGGGCGCGGGGTCGCCCGAGGCGTACCGGACGTGGATTTCGTCCTTCGCCGCCGCCATTGGCAACCGCCCCGCCGTCGTCATCATCGAGCCAGACGCCGTCGCGCAGCTCGACTGCCTGGCGAACGACGCCGAGCGCCAGACGCGCATCAGCCTGATTCGCTACGCCACCGAGCAGCTCAGGGACCGCGCGCCGAACACGTGGGCCTACCTGGACGCGGGCAACGCGCTGTGGATCAACGCGGACGTCATGGCCCAGCGGCTGGACACCATGGGCGTGCGCAACGTGCGCGGCTTCGCGCTCAACGTGTCGAACTTCTACACCACCGCGCAGTCGGCCTCGTACGCGGGCTCCGTCAACGCGTCGCTGAGCAGCCGGTACGGCTACACCAGGCCCTTCGTGGTGGACACCAGTCGAAACGGGAATGGCTCCAACGGCGAGTGGTGCAACCCCGCTGGCCGGAGGATTGGCACGACGAACCAGGTGGGCGTCGGCGGCGCGGAGCTGACCCTGTGGATAAAGGTCCCCGGAGACTCCGACGGCCAGTGCGGCGTCGCGCCGAACACGCCGGCCGGGACGTTCATGCCGGACGTGGCCCTCCGGATGATTGACGGACTCTGA
- a CDS encoding ATP-dependent Clp protease ATP-binding subunit, with translation MANVCDLCHQRPATTRVTRVAGNRRTTESLCDVCSSQRSRFGRMGLGTSLFDQFFSDFGDEDFGGLSRSLQQPVERYDITEAFSDETRRVLEGAFEAARGAGAASIDTEHLLVALAKDPLGRTALSRMKLDPARVAERAESELRRGKRPMERPELSPHAKRALELAYQEAYELGHSYVGPEHVLLGLLQEGEGLASELLRELGAQHGKARASVAESLAPSSEARRSPTPTLDEYCRDLTSLASEGKLDPVVGRANEIETTLEILSRRTKNNPVLIGEPGVGKTAIVEGIAQRIISAAVPDTLRDKRVLQLDLSGLLAGSKYRGEFEERLKKVMDEVKAHSEDIVLFIDEIHTIVGAGAAEGAMDAGNMLKPSLARGELHVIGATTLDEYRKRIEKDAALERRFQPVVVPEPTAEQAIEILRGLKDRYESHHRVRIADQALVAAVELSDRYVTGRFLPDKAIDLVDQAAARVRLRLTLPPERLVNAEHEVVKVKRSLAEARDRKAEPRIQELEAKLNAAEREVQSAQKERRTQKSGETPEVRAEDVAEVLSRMTGIPVTQMTEDERKKLLELESRLHERVIGQDEAIRVLSQAIRRARAGLKDESRPIGSFLFLGPTGVGKTELAKTLAELLFGDEKALVRFDMSEYMEKHTVSRLVGAPPGYVGYEEGGQLTEAVRRRPYCVLLFDEVEKAHPDVFHMLLQVLDDGRLTDAQGTVVNFKNTVIIGTSNLGSHLIQESTARKEPQERLRERVMGVLKGHFPPEFLNRIDETVVFEPLNRAQLRAIVDLMLEKTRRLLHGQGIALEVTPAALEALVDKGWDPTFGARPLRREIQRAIEAPLAESLIAGDIHENSRVCADFKDGKFRFDEVEAAEPEREQAAASAVH, from the coding sequence ATGGCCAACGTCTGCGACCTCTGCCACCAGCGCCCGGCGACCACCCGGGTCACCCGCGTCGCCGGGAACCGGCGGACCACGGAGTCCCTGTGTGACGTCTGCAGCAGCCAGCGCTCGCGCTTCGGGCGCATGGGGTTGGGCACGTCGCTCTTCGACCAGTTCTTCAGCGACTTCGGGGACGAGGACTTCGGGGGCCTGTCGCGCTCGCTTCAGCAACCCGTGGAGCGCTACGACATCACCGAGGCCTTCTCCGATGAGACGCGGCGCGTGCTGGAGGGCGCCTTCGAGGCGGCGCGCGGCGCGGGCGCGGCGTCCATCGACACCGAGCACCTGCTGGTGGCGCTCGCGAAGGACCCGCTGGGACGCACGGCGCTCAGCCGCATGAAGCTGGACCCGGCCCGGGTCGCCGAGCGCGCCGAGTCCGAGCTGCGCCGTGGCAAGCGGCCCATGGAGCGCCCCGAGCTTTCGCCGCATGCGAAGCGGGCCCTGGAGCTCGCGTACCAGGAGGCCTATGAGCTGGGGCACTCCTACGTGGGCCCCGAGCACGTGCTCCTGGGCCTGCTCCAGGAGGGGGAGGGACTGGCGTCGGAGCTTCTTCGCGAGCTGGGGGCCCAGCATGGCAAGGCCCGCGCGTCCGTCGCGGAGTCGCTCGCCCCGTCCTCGGAGGCGCGGCGCTCGCCCACGCCCACGCTGGATGAGTATTGCCGAGACCTCACGAGCCTGGCGTCGGAGGGGAAGCTGGACCCGGTGGTGGGACGGGCCAACGAAATCGAGACCACGCTCGAAATCCTGTCGCGCCGCACGAAGAACAACCCGGTGCTCATCGGCGAGCCGGGCGTGGGCAAGACGGCCATCGTGGAGGGCATCGCCCAGCGCATCATCTCCGCCGCCGTCCCGGACACGCTGCGCGACAAGCGCGTGCTGCAGCTCGACCTCTCCGGCCTGCTCGCGGGCAGCAAGTACCGCGGCGAGTTCGAGGAGCGGCTGAAGAAGGTCATGGACGAGGTGAAGGCGCACAGCGAGGACATCGTCCTCTTCATCGACGAGATTCACACCATCGTCGGCGCGGGCGCGGCGGAGGGCGCCATGGACGCGGGCAACATGCTCAAGCCGTCGCTGGCGCGCGGCGAGCTGCACGTCATCGGCGCGACGACGCTGGACGAGTACCGCAAGCGCATTGAAAAGGACGCCGCCCTGGAGCGCCGCTTCCAGCCGGTGGTCGTCCCGGAGCCCACGGCGGAGCAGGCCATCGAGATTCTGCGGGGGCTCAAGGACCGCTACGAGTCGCACCACCGCGTGCGCATCGCGGACCAGGCCCTGGTCGCGGCGGTGGAGCTGTCGGACCGCTACGTCACCGGCCGCTTCCTGCCGGACAAGGCCATTGACCTGGTGGACCAGGCGGCGGCGCGCGTGCGGCTGCGGCTGACGCTGCCGCCGGAGCGGCTGGTGAACGCCGAGCATGAGGTGGTGAAGGTGAAGCGCTCGCTCGCCGAGGCGCGGGACAGGAAGGCGGAGCCGCGCATCCAGGAGCTGGAGGCGAAGCTGAACGCCGCCGAGCGTGAGGTGCAGAGCGCGCAGAAGGAGCGCCGCACGCAGAAGTCCGGTGAGACGCCGGAGGTCCGCGCCGAGGACGTGGCGGAGGTGCTGTCGCGCATGACGGGCATCCCCGTGACGCAGATGACGGAGGACGAGCGCAAGAAGCTCCTGGAGCTGGAGTCCCGGCTGCACGAGCGCGTCATCGGCCAGGACGAGGCCATCCGCGTGCTGTCGCAGGCCATCCGCCGGGCGAGGGCGGGGCTCAAGGACGAGTCGCGGCCCATCGGCTCCTTCCTCTTCCTGGGCCCCACGGGCGTGGGCAAGACGGAGCTGGCGAAGACGCTGGCGGAGCTGCTCTTCGGCGACGAGAAGGCGCTCGTCCGCTTCGACATGAGCGAGTACATGGAGAAGCACACCGTGAGCCGGCTGGTGGGCGCGCCGCCGGGCTACGTGGGCTACGAGGAGGGCGGACAGCTCACGGAGGCGGTGCGGCGCAGGCCCTACTGCGTGCTCCTCTTCGACGAGGTGGAGAAGGCCCACCCCGACGTGTTCCACATGCTGCTCCAGGTGCTGGATGACGGGCGGCTCACGGACGCGCAGGGCACGGTGGTGAACTTCAAGAACACCGTCATCATCGGCACCAGCAACCTGGGCTCGCACCTCATCCAGGAGTCCACCGCGCGCAAGGAGCCCCAGGAGCGCCTGCGCGAGCGCGTCATGGGCGTGCTCAAGGGCCACTTCCCGCCGGAGTTCCTCAACCGCATCGATGAGACCGTGGTCTTCGAGCCGCTGAACCGCGCGCAGCTCCGCGCCATCGTGGACCTGATGCTGGAGAAGACGCGCCGCCTGCTCCACGGCCAGGGCATCGCGCTGGAGGTGACGCCCGCCGCGCTGGAGGCCCTGGTGGACAAGGGTTGGGATCCGACCTTCGGCGCGCGCCCGCTGCGGCGTGAAATCCAGCGCGCCATCGAAGCGCCGCTCGCGGAGTCGCTCATCGCTGGGGACATCCATGAGAACAGCCGCGTGTGCGCGGATTTCAAGGACGGAAAATTCCGGTTTGATGAGGTGGAGGCCGCGGAGCCGGAGCGCGAGCAGGCCGCGGCGAGCGCCGTTCACTGA
- a CDS encoding superoxide dismutase translates to MPFTLPELPYAKDALQPHMSAETLEFHHDKHHAAYVNNLNKLLDGKPEANKSLEEVILSSDGGVFNNAAQVWNHTFFWQCMKPAGGGKPTGELAAAIDRDFGSFDKFKEEFSTAAATQFGSGWAWLVLEGGKLKVTKTGNADLPMKHGQKALLTIDVWEHAYYIDYRNARPKFIETFLNNLVNWDFVAQNFKG, encoded by the coding sequence ATGCCGTTCACGTTGCCTGAACTGCCGTACGCGAAGGACGCCCTCCAGCCGCACATGAGCGCGGAGACGCTCGAGTTCCACCACGACAAGCACCACGCCGCCTACGTCAACAACCTGAACAAGCTCCTGGACGGCAAGCCGGAGGCGAACAAGTCGCTGGAGGAGGTCATCCTCAGCAGCGACGGTGGCGTGTTCAACAACGCCGCGCAGGTGTGGAACCACACCTTCTTCTGGCAGTGCATGAAGCCCGCTGGCGGCGGCAAGCCGACGGGCGAGCTCGCGGCGGCCATCGACCGTGACTTCGGCTCCTTCGACAAGTTCAAGGAGGAGTTCTCCACCGCCGCGGCCACGCAGTTCGGCTCGGGCTGGGCCTGGCTGGTGCTGGAGGGCGGCAAGCTCAAGGTCACCAAGACGGGCAACGCGGACCTGCCGATGAAGCACGGCCAGAAGGCCCTGCTGACCATCGACGTGTGGGAGCACGCGTACTACATCGACTACCGCAACGCGCGTCCCAAGTTCATCGAGACGTTCCTCAACAACCTGGTGAACTGGGACTTCGTGGCCCAGAACTTCAAGGGCTAG
- a CDS encoding MDR family MFS transporter, protein MRTTHRPLTTLALALSLFMAALEATVVSTAMPTVVGELGGIQHYAWVFTAYMLSSTITVPIYGKLADLYGRKPVLLFGIGLFLVGSIASGLSTSMAMLIAFRTLQGLGAGAMQPVALTVIGDLYTLEERAKVQGAFSAVWGIAGLIGPITGGFIVKYLTWHWVFFINIPVGVGCAVLLMSYFHERVERKPQRLDYAGATLLTGWVVALLVGVQGVGMNLWSLPVAAVLLAAFVAVERKAPEPIIPMSIFKVPAIVISSIAGALFSAAMFGATTYVPLFVQGVLGGTPTEAGGMITPMIVGWPAAAVVAGRLLLKTGFRPLIVGGLGLTVVGTGLMALLLGPQAPRLVPEVAMGLFGIGMGFASTALLIAVQTSVGWELRGVATASNMFFRTIGGAIGVGLMGGVMVSQLLKDPSVPISAANALMSPDHGQDLPKELLATLSGALGTGLSINFWLICAFTVAAFAAGLFFPKVARTATVSTSDVAAPH, encoded by the coding sequence ATGCGAACCACACATCGTCCCCTGACCACCCTGGCTCTGGCCTTGAGCCTCTTCATGGCCGCCTTGGAGGCCACCGTCGTCTCCACGGCCATGCCCACGGTGGTAGGCGAGCTGGGCGGCATCCAGCACTACGCGTGGGTCTTCACCGCGTACATGCTGTCCTCCACCATCACCGTGCCCATCTACGGGAAGCTGGCGGACCTCTACGGCCGCAAGCCCGTGCTGCTGTTCGGCATCGGGTTGTTCCTGGTGGGCTCCATCGCCAGCGGCCTGTCCACGTCCATGGCCATGTTGATCGCCTTCCGCACGCTCCAGGGGCTGGGCGCGGGGGCCATGCAGCCGGTGGCGCTCACCGTCATCGGGGACCTCTACACGCTGGAGGAGCGCGCGAAGGTCCAGGGCGCGTTCAGCGCGGTGTGGGGCATCGCCGGGCTGATTGGCCCCATCACCGGTGGCTTCATCGTGAAGTACCTCACCTGGCACTGGGTCTTCTTCATCAACATCCCGGTGGGCGTGGGCTGCGCCGTCCTGCTGATGAGCTACTTCCACGAGCGCGTGGAGCGCAAGCCCCAGCGGCTGGACTACGCGGGCGCGACGCTGCTCACCGGCTGGGTGGTGGCGTTGCTCGTCGGCGTGCAGGGCGTGGGGATGAATCTGTGGAGCCTGCCCGTGGCGGCCGTGCTGCTCGCCGCCTTCGTCGCGGTGGAGCGTAAGGCGCCCGAGCCCATCATCCCCATGTCCATCTTCAAGGTGCCCGCCATCGTCATCTCCTCCATCGCGGGGGCCCTCTTCTCCGCGGCGATGTTCGGCGCCACCACGTACGTGCCGCTCTTCGTCCAGGGCGTGCTGGGTGGCACGCCCACCGAGGCGGGCGGGATGATCACCCCCATGATTGTCGGCTGGCCGGCGGCGGCCGTGGTGGCCGGCAGGCTGCTGCTCAAGACGGGCTTCCGTCCGCTCATCGTGGGCGGGCTGGGCCTCACGGTGGTGGGCACGGGGCTGATGGCGCTGCTGTTGGGGCCTCAGGCGCCCAGGCTGGTGCCGGAGGTGGCCATGGGCCTGTTCGGCATCGGCATGGGCTTCGCGTCCACCGCGCTGCTCATCGCCGTGCAGACCAGCGTCGGCTGGGAGCTGCGCGGCGTGGCCACCGCCAGCAACATGTTCTTCCGCACCATCGGCGGCGCCATCGGCGTGGGGCTGATGGGCGGCGTCATGGTGTCGCAGCTCCTCAAGGACCCGTCGGTGCCGATTTCGGCCGCCAACGCCTTGATGAGCCCCGACCACGGCCAGGACCTGCCCAAGGAGCTGCTGGCGACGCTGAGCGGTGCGCTGGGCACCGGGCTGAGCATCAACTTCTGGTTGATTTGCGCCTTCACGGTGGCCGCGTTCGCCGCGGGCCTGTTCTTCCCGAAGGTGGCCCGCACCGCGACGGTGTCCACCTCCGACGTGGCGGCGCCGCACTGA